In Gammaproteobacteria bacterium, the DNA window GCGGCAATCGCTGCGCATTGCTTCGCTGGGTACACTGATCGTGGACTGGCAATCAGAGTTGCCGGCGTTTCACTTTCATCCGGCGACGCCGGAAAACGTAGCCAGCCTCAAAAACCAGACCGATACCGGCGTCAATGATTCCGGCAGTTATCCAGCGCCGGTCGCGCGACGCCAGGTTGATCTGCACGCGGGCCGGCACACGTTGAGAGTACGGATTGCCCCAGGTAACAAGCTGGAGTTATTTGTCTTTGACGAGCAGAATTTCCGCCCTGCCAACGGCATCAGCGTTGAGCTGGAACCGGAACAAGGTGTGGGCCGGCAGACAGTTACCCGCAGTACGGGCATCGTGGCTTTTGAGCTGGCAAAGGGTGCGGCACGAGTTCTTATCGATGCCGGCGACCGCTGGGTACTGGAGCTACGCTAGAACAACATTTTTTCCAGCGACACGGACGACCCCGCCGGACGGCGGGTAAGGCAGGGAAGTTGAAGCCAGGGGTCGCCACCCGAGTGGCAACCCCTGCTGGGTCTTACCAGCGCTGCTGGCGCGGCCGCTGTTCGCGAGGACGAGCCTCGCTGATTCTCAGAGTGCGGCCATCCACATCCTGCCCGTTGAGGCCTTCAATCGCGCTTTGGGCATCGCCATCGGGCATCTGGACGAAACCGAAACCACGGGAACGACCCGTATCGCGATCACGAATTACGGTCACATCTTCGACCGCTCCGAAGGGCGTGAACATTTCACGCAATTTATCTTCATCAACTGAAAAGGGCAGGTTGCCTGCGTAAATCTTGCTCATTTTCTCCACTCACTAACTAAACAAATTCCGGTACTGCCACTGCATTCGTGCACGCGGTTACGCACCGATCGACTTGCGTCGGTTTTCACTCTGAGATACGGGAAAAAAACAACCAGAATCGCCGGAAGAAAATCTGAAGCCAAGCCAACGGTGGCTATCCTAACTGTGCCGGCACGCTGAGGCAACATTAATCGGTTTTTTTCCGGAACAGTGATTCCAGCTCTGATTGCGGGTCTGTCTCCTGCTCCGCGTTCTCGTCGCCAAAAAGTGTTTTCAGTTGCGACTCCGCTTCCGCCTGGCCTGTGGATAATTCTACGTAGGCGTTTGCAGCGGGACGGAAATAGTCGCAGAAATTGGCCTGCTCCTTGTCGCGCACTTCTTCGGCAACCGGTTCGCGGCAGGATTTGGCGACGCCGGTGTCGTAGAACTCACATAGCTTGCATACGTGCAGTTCGGCGTTACACGCCCGACACACTTCCAGCCGCCGCAGCGGAAGGGTCAGTTCCGCCAGCGACTCGCCGCAATTCCAGCAGACCAGTTCTTCGCTCTCAGCCATCGGCAGGCATCCTGAATCAAATTACATCAATAATGTCTCACATCTTATGCGGTCTGAACTATGCTTCGATGATGCCTTCCGTACCCGACTCTGAGCCGGCCGTGCTGCCGGCCGGGATGCTCCGGCCCGATTATGACGGCGCCGGCCTGGTCAATCTCATGGCCACGATTGCCGCTGCGCGCGGCGCAAATGAATCCATATATCCACCGCTCAAACTGCTGGAAAACGAGCAGCCCGAACGGTTTCGCAACATCCTGCTGATTGTCATCGACGGGTTGGGCTACGAGTTCCTGCAGCAGTTCCCGCAAAGCGCCATAGCGCAACATACGCGCGGCGCGCTGACCTCAGTTTTTCCGACAACGACCGCGGCGGCGATAACAACTTTTCTAACCGGGCTGGCGCCCGCACAGCATGGGCTCACCGGCTGGCACATCTGGCTGCAGGAAATCGGCACGCTGGCCGCGGTGCTGCCATTTCGCAGCCGCGGTGGCCACGAATCGCTGACGCAGCGGGGACTCGACCCGGCCGCGGTACTCGATCCGCAACCACTTAACGCCCGGCTCGCGGTCGACAGCCACGTTATCAGTCCGGCGCGTATCGCATTTTCGCCGTTCAATAATGCGTTCAGCCGCGGCGCGAACATCCATGCCTACGACAATCTCGGACAGTTTTACGCAACGATAGTGGATGTGGTCAAAGCCGACAGCGCAGACAAGTACATCTATGCTTACTGGCCGGACCTCGACCATGTCGGCCATCAGGAAGGCATCGGCACCGCCGCGGCGATGCAGCATTTCCTCGACATCGACGCCGGATTCGCTGGACTGATCGAGCAACTCGAAAACAGCGACACGCTGGTGTTGCTCACGGCAGACCATGGCGTTATTGACACTACGGAACAATCACGCGTCAAGTTCGAGCAACATCGGCCGCTGACTGCCATGCTCGACGTTCCGCTGTGCGGCGAGCCGCGCGCGGCATACTGCTACGTACACCCCGGCGAACACACCGCTTTTGAAAACTACATCTCAGCTGAACTGGGTGACATCGTTACTGCAATTCCGAGCCAGCGACTGGTCGATACCGGCCTGTTTGGCCCCGGCGAGCTGCACAGCCAGCTGCGCGCGCGCGTGGGCGACTTTACCCTGCTGATGAAAGAGCCGTACATTGTCACCGACGTGCTGCCGGGCGAATCGCCCAACACGCTGGTCGGCGTACATGGCGGGCTCAGCGCCGCCGAGCTGTATGTCCCGCTTGCCGTTGTTGCAACCTGACACAACCCCAATGGCCAGACTGGCCGGGCTGCGCAAACGCTTGAGACTCCGGTAGCATCTGCGCTTCTTTGGGAAAGAATCAATGAAGAAAAAGACCGCTGTTTTCCTGGGACTGGCAGTACTGGCAGTCGGTGCTGTGGCCCTGGTGTACAACCACTTCATGGACCGGGGCCGGCTGACGACGACACCGGAATACACTGACCTGGCACGAACGGTGGCAGGTAATGAGCTGATATCCACTTTTGATCCTGCTGCCACCCTGCACTTTGCGCCAGAGTACCGTTAC includes these proteins:
- a CDS encoding RNA-binding protein, with protein sequence MSKIYAGNLPFSVDEDKLREMFTPFGAVEDVTVIRDRDTGRSRGFGFVQMPDGDAQSAIEGLNGQDVDGRTLRISEARPREQRPRQQRW
- a CDS encoding phosphodiesterase, with the translated sequence MMPSVPDSEPAVLPAGMLRPDYDGAGLVNLMATIAAARGANESIYPPLKLLENEQPERFRNILLIVIDGLGYEFLQQFPQSAIAQHTRGALTSVFPTTTAAAITTFLTGLAPAQHGLTGWHIWLQEIGTLAAVLPFRSRGGHESLTQRGLDPAAVLDPQPLNARLAVDSHVISPARIAFSPFNNAFSRGANIHAYDNLGQFYATIVDVVKADSADKYIYAYWPDLDHVGHQEGIGTAAAMQHFLDIDAGFAGLIEQLENSDTLVLLTADHGVIDTTEQSRVKFEQHRPLTAMLDVPLCGEPRAAYCYVHPGEHTAFENYISAELGDIVTAIPSQRLVDTGLFGPGELHSQLRARVGDFTLLMKEPYIVTDVLPGESPNTLVGVHGGLSAAELYVPLAVVAT